atttttgttttggggatattctatatgcattatgttaacgtcggttaccaggtgttcaatccatatgaatgattttaaacacttgcgagtgtatgattattgaataaaggaaatcttgtggtctattaaaattatggaaataattgattacgataaactaatgaactcaccaaccttttggttgacactttaaagcatgtttattctcaggtatgaaagaaatcttccgctgtgtatttgctcattttagagatactacttggagtcattcatgacttatttcaaaagacgttgcattcgagtcgttgagttcatcaagattattattaagtcaattataattagatatattatgaaatgttatgcatgctgtcaactttcgatgtaatgaaagtttgtctttcaaaaacgaatgcaatgtttgtaaaatgtatcatatagaggtcaagtacctcaaaatataaccaaatgtaatgtattcgtccagatggattagtacGGGTCGTTATATTCTAATTATTACTatcatcttaattattattattaatatcataactagtattagaataagaaattattagtattatgatcaagattattgatattattaatattattagtagtatcattattataaaaattaacacttttattaaaaatatcatgttatataaaaattataatttttagtattaccattattattaatattcttattcttattagtaatattatttttattatcatatttatttttagtatcataattattattattatcattattaagtatatttactaatattattattataaaataatacaactttttatttaatattattaatattattttatcaaatgatttttagttatataacacaATAGTTAATACATATGAaatatctatattaacgttttataataaatactaattatttacttaaagtacataaaatagaaatatttaaattagttattaatgaaacatataatttattaaaataacaattatatcattaataatatataaatttgttcgattacaattatatgtgttaatatatatatatatataaatgatataggttcgtgaatccgaggccaaccctgcattgttcagtatcgtcgtatgcatatttttactacaaaatatcgtatcgtgagtttcatttgctccctttttaaatacttttgcaatatatatttttgggactgagaatacatgcgctgtttttatgaatgtttgacgaaatagacacaagtaattgaaaatacattctatggttggattatcgaaatcgaatatcgccccttcaagtcttgtaacctaagaattaggaaaatggcccctaattgacgcgaatcctaaagatagatctatgggcctaataaaccccattttggaatttggaatgctttagtacttcgattttaaaaggtgattgtgattgccgttatatagcatacttgcgagtatgcgggggatattctatatgcattatgttaatgttggttaccaggtgttcatcatacgaatgatttttatacacttgcgagtgtattgttatttatgaaaaatgaaatcttgtggtctattaaaattattgaaatgaatgtttatgatatacctatgaactcaccaaccttttggttgacacttttaagcatgtttattctcaggtatgaaagaaatcttccgctgtgcatttgctcattttaaagatattacttggagtcattcatggcatatttaagtcagtacctcgcaatgggaccaaatgttgaagacttcatccaggtggattaggacgggtctctacacttttcttattagtttttgcaccttgaaactaataataagatttaacttcgcgttgctcttttctccgtacaccattaagggttttctcttttcgcgcataatgcgaatcgcatttttgtaacaaacgatctctgctttcacctctttcaaccagtccatgccaattatcacatcaaaactccctaactctactggtatcaaatcaatcttaaatgtttcgctaaccagtttaatttctcgattccgacatattttatcttctgtaattaatttaccgtttgctaattcgagtaaaaatttattatccaaaggcgttaatggacaacttattttGTCACAAAAAtcgctactcatatagcttctatccgcacccgaatcaaataaaacatatgcaggtttttcatcgataagaaacgtacccgtaacaagctctgggtcttcctgtgcttctaccgcattaatattgaaaactcttcctcggccttgaccattattattcccCTGGTTGGGACACTtacttttgtaatggccctttttcccgcatccgaaacaactAATGTCGGCATTTTCTGTtccattaacccctggtccgtaaacttcacactttgccgcactatgcccctttcttttacacttggtacaTGATACCGAACAGTAAGTAgccggatggtacccttcacaccttttgcacggaattttctgattttagTTGCCAGTTTTGTTATTGAGatagttgttgggattgttgttgttgggacgtttgttgtagttgttatgggggttattgtagttgttgttgggattgcgattgttgttgcggttaatgttgcggttgttgtggttgttataacGATTGTTGTTGATGTtggattggtgacccttgtcactgttttcttcccactttctcttgacttgcttcattttggcctcttcagccgcctgctctttaattcttccctcaatctgatttatgagtttgtgagccagtcgacttgccttttgtatggaggtgggctcgtttgaactcacatcctcctgaatcctttctggtagtcctttttacaaacgcgtcgatcttcgccTCCTCATCCTCGAacactcctggacacaataggcacaactctgtgaatcgtcgttcgtatgtggtaatatcgaacccCTGTGttagtaatcctctaagctcttccttgagcttattgatctcgtttctgggacggtactgctcattcatcaagtgtttgaatgctgaccacggtagtgtgtaagcagcatcttgtcccacttattcgagataggtgttccaccatattaacgcagtacctatgaaggtatgcgtggcgtactttaccttgtcttcttcagcacatttgcttatagtaaacacagattcgaccttcatGGTCCAacatttcagtccgactggtccttcagtcccGTCGAATTCTAGAGGCTtataggcagtgaaagccttgtaggagcatcctacacggtttacTGTGGAGTtgactccactgctagacccagagttattgttgttgttttgcatcgcagcctgaactgcggctatgtttgcagcaaggaatgcacggaaatcttcctcgctcatattcaagttctgcctagtagtcggtgccatttccttcaaaaatagccaaaagagttcggttaatcatatagaatattttagagtagtcaatagtatttcatagcataatatgaacttatttataaaagcttttttcatattagcgttttataatttttaattcgggtagtacctacccgttaagttcatacttaatagctaatatacaattcaactaataCAATAAAGCCATTTTTTTGTGATCTGAAGAACCTCCCCAAAAAAAATCTATACGTAAACCTTCAAGTTTATTAATAATAGACATAGGAGGTTTGAATAAGGAAAAATAGTATAAAGGGATAGAACTTAATACTGACTTTATCAGAGTTAATCTTCCTCCGAATAACATTGTTCTGGCTTTCCAGTCCGATACTCGTTTATGGAATTTATCAATTATAGGAACCCAAATTTGTTGTTTTTTCATGTTTGCACCAATAGAGAGTCCTAAACATGAGAACGGGAAGGATCCCTCTTTGCACTCGAACCATCTAGCAAGAGATTTTAGCTCATTGTTTATTGTGCCGATGCCATAAAAGCAGGTTTTATTTAGATTAACTTTTAAAACCGATAGATCCTCGAAACATTTAATatctgtagttattattattattattaatattaaaattaacgttaattattaatatatgCGAAATCGCATATGTACACTAGTAATTTTTACGGTAATTATCAAAATAAATTTCAAATAAAGCCATTTTCATCTAGTAATAAAATTTGTGATGAATTACTTGCCGCACAGGTTATGTGGATTTGTTGGATCTTGCCTTGCACACAAAACTTTACTATATATACGTTCAGAGAGTCTGATCAGGAAACAACACAATACATTACGTAAAAAAAAAACCATAGTTAATTAATTTCTCCAAATACGCAAATAACGTCGCAAATTTTGATTTGATCAGAAGATGGCTATTGAAACAACTGAGAAGGTGATGGTAATGGCGAGACACAAAAATAACGGCTTATGCTCCATAAATCTAGATACATGCTTTTCTAGAGTCAACTCTATTTTGATGTCTGAAAATTTGGTAAGTTGTTGTTGATCTTTTCAATTCTCTTAACCACTCGTATCTTTCCGTAAAAGTGTTTATATGTTGTTTAGGGTGAGTTGTAATCCAAAGAAACCAAAGAAAAGGTTGAAATCCAAGGGATCATTTCCAGCTCTTGGATCAAATGAGATCAATGAACAAGATTAACACAGCAAATAACAAAGGAAGGGTAGTATCATCATTTTACGTATTTTAAACAAAAATACATTACAGATCTCAAATTACAGATCGAGATCTGAGAACGATGATGGTGATTGAAACCCTAAACCCTATGAATTGTTCACTCCGATTGCTTTAAAACTTCCGGCGAATTGCGTAATCACATCGTTAGATCACGTAATCTTCATTCACTCGGTCGATTTGCTTGATATTCGTTCACACCGGCGAAGGCTTGATATTCGTTTCACTCCAGCGAATCAAATTGTCTAATCAATTAATCAATGGAAGCAGAATGCGAATCAATGGAGCCAGAAAACGAATCAATTGAACCAGAATACGAGATCAGTGATGAAGAAATCATTAATAACGCTACAGGTATGTAATTTGTTTCGTattgaatcacatgtgattgcgtTTTATGATAATACATTACTGTGATTTGAAGTGATTGATGATCAATACATGTGATTGTGTTTATGTTAATACATGTGATTATACATGTGATGAAATAAAACTGATGTAAAATTTTTAGTattgaatcacatgtgattgcgtTTTATGATAATACATTATTGTGATTTAAAAGTGATTAACTGTCAATACATGTGATTGCGTTTTATGTTAAAGGCTGAAGGTCAACTCTTATACTTCTTTGAGGCACTCTTATGATCAATAGGTAACCTCACTTATTAGATTTATATTGCCAATTATAGGAGCCAGAGTATGAATTTGAAGCTGTGAAAGAGGAAGCTGATCACCGTCTTAACATCAGCAAGAAAAGTTCACCCACTGCAAGTGAACTTCATATGTACATGAAAGTGAGCACTTTTAACATCTTCAGTTGGCTCTCATTATTTTTcttcttatatgtatatttcttattTGGATTAGCAGATTTGATGTTTTATATTTTGAAGCTGTTTGTTAAATGTGAAGTAAACCATACATGTTATTAGGATGCCATTGATATGTAGCTTCTATATAACTGCAGGCACTTCATCACGTTCTTCCAATGAACTACATTACTGTTTCTATACTTCAAAGCATGTTTGGTGAAGAGGCTAATCAAAATATTGTTCGCAAGCTAATCGATAAAATGACAAAAGAAGGATATATTGAATCCACTAACAACTGTAGGCTAGGTAATGCTCATATTGAAATTTTTAGTTCCATAATTAATTCTTCATTTCTGTTTACCATGAACTAGAGTAGATAATTTTGAACGATACACTTATGAAGAGCCCATTTGATCCATTTCCCTTTAGGATTGTGGGAGACCGTTGGGATGACTCGGGTTAACATTTAAATAACATTAAAAATCACATTTGATTTTCtttttttcgatatgaattagTGAGAGTAAAATATCAGTGATCATATGTTATTTGTTGAAGTTatactgagtaaacatttaaatcacatgtgattttctaaAAAGCATTAGTGGACAATAATGGAGATTCACATATCTCAAACTATATTTTTTATTTCTTTGCTAAAGTGGACAATAATGGGATTTGAACCACATTTATGCTTCATTCAGATTGAGATCTTTGAAATTGTCATCATTTCATCTAGACCCACATTCATCATTcatctatatatgatatatttatctATCTATGCCTCTATGGTTCTATATTTTTGAGTCTCCATGCAATGTGAGATAATGACTGGATGGGTAGGGTAATATAAAAATTTTGTTCGTGTAATAGGTAGGATCAAAATCTGAGGCCAATGGCATAGCAAAAGCTGGAGCAAAGATGAAGACGATATGAGTGATGAAAAAATTAATGAAGATAAAACTGCTGAAGGTATGTTAATTTTTTtccttttcaatcacatgtgattgcatTTGATGTTATTTGTAGGAGTTCTgaaattatatttttgtatttatcacATGTAGTTGATCCATCTCATGAtgcctttatttttttttttttttacatatttagGTGTTTAGAAACCTAATTTGTGCTCATCATTTATTAGATGTGACACTGATGTGCTGGTTGAACTCATGATTTGGAAATTGTTTGGCTTGTGTTGGATTAATGTCGATAAGCTTGGTAAATGGTCCCACA
This genomic window from Rutidosis leptorrhynchoides isolate AG116_Rl617_1_P2 chromosome 2, CSIRO_AGI_Rlap_v1, whole genome shotgun sequence contains:
- the LOC139891838 gene encoding meiosis-specific protein ASY1-like, translated to MKKSLITLQEPEYEFEAVKEEADHRLNISKKSSPTASELHMYMKALHHVLPMNYITVSILQSMFGEEANQNIVRKLIDKMTKEGYIESTNNCRLGSKSEANGIAKAGAKMKTI